A genomic segment from Xiphophorus maculatus strain JP 163 A chromosome 6, X_maculatus-5.0-male, whole genome shotgun sequence encodes:
- the LOC111608772 gene encoding tripartite motif-containing protein 16-like — translation MAQGIQLERERFCCSLCTNLLRDPVTVPCGHNFCRICISKRLDNEARSGIYNCPQCSEIFISRPTLVKNNIIALVVEQLRKTEVQPDVPDMYRDTESIDVACDFCSERKVKAVKSCLQCMASYCATHLQPHNEVPPLRKHKLVEPTASLEESICPVHQEVMKMFCQTDQRCICYLCSKDGHKGHNKVSLSAERTERQKELQVVRQKIQLRIVEKKKDVKTIQQEEDAVSHAADSALSTTEVVFTELIKTIEKKLSLMREKMNSQQNIELGLFRKVRNKVEEEIMQLNRKDIELDKLSRTEDHANFLLKYPSLSCLNVPREHPSIRIRRQRNFDRVPATVSEAKTRLHKVLDEECEKIMLAITTSTALPNMPEPKPEEDIRKQKLDFYNTIEISKPAHRQTTTQFMQAKLLQNLDSTTPFSYIKPKLPDPSGSLRLPRQKSEDLPSSEYFTGKKATFEQTRNFFPDRGYDNPDLIPPIDRPDVLPISPVRGKGNLLKTRAHFLEYACQITLNPDTAFPKLLLTKENRKVTFVSEEQDYPNHPDRFIYTWQVLSQQSLTGRCYLEVERTGKGVMVALAYKGISRAGIFSDCMFGQNGTSWGLDCFKNSCEFRHNKNKTPIPGTWSSRVGVYLDYKAGILAFYSVSKTMALLHRVETTFTEPLYVGLWLSDGATAEICKLV, via the coding sequence ATGGCTCAAGGGATTCAGCTGGAGCGAGAGAGGTTCTGCTGCTCTCTCTGTACCAATCTGCTCAGGGATCCAGTGACTGTACCTTGTGGTCACAACTTCTGCAGGATCTGCATCAGCAAACGCTTGGACAATGAAGCAAGGTCAGGCATCTACAACTGCCCTCAATGCAGTGAGATCTTCATATCGAGGCCTACCttggttaaaaacaacattatagcACTTGTAGTCGAACAACTGAGGAAGACTGAAGTCCAACCTGATGTTCCAGATATGTACCGCGATACTGAATCTATAGACGTGGCTTGTGATTTTTGCTCCGAGAGGAAGGTGAAAGCCGTAAAGTCCTGCCTGCAATGTATGGCTTCCTACTGCGCCACACATCTCCAGCCTCACAATGAGGTGCCTCCTTTAAGGAAACACAAGTTGGTGGAACCAACTGCAAGTCTCGAGGAGAGCATCTGTCCTGTGCATCAAGAAGTGATGAAGATGTTCTGCCAGACCGATCAGCGGTGCATCTGTTATCTCTGCTCCAAGGACGGCCACAAAGGCCACAACAAAGTCTCCTTGTCTGCTGAAAGGACGGAGAGGCAGAAGGAGCTTCAAGTGGTTCGGCAAAAGATACAGCTGAGGATcgtggagaagaagaaagatgtGAAGACTAttcagcaggaggaagatgcaGTAAGTCACGCTGCTGATAGTGCACTGAGTACTACTGAAGTGGTTTTTACAGAACTCATTAAGACAATAGAGAAAAAACTCTCTCTTATGAGGGAAAAGATGAATTCTCAACAGAACATTGAACTTGGTCTCTTTAGAAAAGTTCGGAATAAGGTGGAGGAGGAGATTATGCAGTTGAACAGGAAAGATATTGAACTGGACAAACTGTCTCGCACAGAAGACCATGCAAATTTTTTGCTGAAGTATCCGTCATTGTCTTGTCTGAATGTCCCTAGAGAACATCCAAGCATCAGGATCCGCCGCCAGCGTAACTTTGATCGAGTTCCTGCCACTGTTTCAGAGGCCAAAACGAGACTGCACAAGGTTCTCGATGAAGAATGTGAAAAGATTATGCTTGCAATTACTACCTCTACGGCTTTGCCTAATATGCCTGAACCAAAGCCTGAAGAGGACATCAGGAAGCAAAAACTTGATTTCTATAATACTATAGAAATTTCCAAACCAGCACATAGACAGACCACCACTCAGTTTATGCAAGCCAAACTCTTGCAGAACCTTGATAGTACCACGCCTTTCAGCTATATAAAACCCAAACTTCCTGACCCCAGTGGTAGCTTAAGACTACCCAGACAAAAGTCTGAAGACTTACCCAGCAGTGAATACTTTACTGGCAAAAAGGCTACATTTGAACAAACCAGAAACTTCTTCCCTGACAGGGGATATGACAATCCGGATCTTATACCACCAATTGATAGACCTGATGTTTTACCTATCAGTCCTGTAAGAGGCAAaggaaatcttttaaaaactaGAGCACACTTTCTAGAATATGCCTGCCAAATCACACTGAATCCAGACACTGCATTCCCCAAACTGTTGCTAACTAAGGAGAACAGAAAAGTAACATTTGTAAGTGAAGAACAGGATTACCCCAACCACCCAGACAGGTTTATTTACACCTGGCAGGTCCTGAGTCAACAGAGCCTTACTGGCCGCTGCTACCTGGAAGTGGAGAGGACTGGGAAAGGAGTCATGGTGGCGTTGGCTTACAAAGGCATCAGCAGAGCCGGGATCTTCAGCGACTGCATGTTTGGACAAAACGGCACCTCTTGGGGTCTTGATTGTTTTAAGAACAGTTGCGAATTCAGacacaacaagaacaaaactcCCATCCCGGGCACGTGGTCCTCCAGAGTCGGAGTGTACCTGGATTATAAAGCAGGTATTCTGGCTTTCTACAGCGTCTCTAAAACCATGGCGCTCCTCCACAGAGTTGAGACCACGTTCACCGAGCCGCTCTACGTTGGACTCTGGCTTTCAGATGGAGCAACTGCTGAGATCTGCAAACTAGTGTAG
- the LOC111608773 gene encoding tripartite motif-containing protein 16-like, whose product MAQGIELERERFCCSLCTNLLRNPVTIPCGHNFCMFCISKRLDNEEGSGIYRCPQCREIFISRPMLIKNSMIALVVNELMKIEVQPEVPDKYCKAEPKDVDYNFCSERKMKAVKSSLPCTMSYCATHLQPHNEVPSIRKHRLVEPTASLEESICPVHQEVMKMFCQTDQRCICYLCSKDGHKGHNKVSLSAERTERQKELQVVRQKIQLRIVEKKKDVKTIQQEEDAVSHAADSALSTTEMVFTELIKTIEEKLSFLKEKMNSQQNIDLGRFRKVRNKVEEEIMELYRKDIELDKLSRTADHAHFSLKYPSLSRLNVPREHPSIRIRRQRNFDRVPATVSEAKTRLHKVLDEECEKIMLAVNVVMALPNMPQPEPDVGIMEPRPDVLQTEPDPEPELEPLPEPEPEPSFCLPVTRREEVLKTRENFLEYACQVKLNPDTAFQKLLLTKENRKVTFVSEEQDYPNHPDRFVYTWQVLSQQSLTGRCYLEVERTGKGVMVALAYKGISRAGTFSDCMFGQNSTSWGLDCFKNSCEFRHNKNKTSIPGTWSSRVGVYLDHRAGILAFYSVSETMTLLHRVETRFTEPLYVGLWLSVGATADICQLL is encoded by the coding sequence ATGGCTCAAGGGATTGAACTGGAGCGAGAGAGATTCTGCTGCTCTCTCTGCACCAATCTACTCAGGAACCCAGTGACCATACCTTGTGGTCACAACTTCTGCATGTTCTGCATCAGCAAACGCTTGGACAATGAAGAAGGTTCAGGTATCTACAGATGCCCTCAATGCAGAGAGATCTTCATATCAAGACCTATGCTGATTAAAAACAGCATGATAGCATTAGTAGTCAATGAGTTGATGAAGATTGAAGTCCAACCGGAGGTTCCAGATAAATATTGCAAAGCTGAACCCAAAGATGTGGATTATAATTTTTGCTCCGAGAGGAAGATGAAAGCTGTTAAATCCTCCCTGCCGTGTACGATGTCCTACTGCGCCACACATCTCCAGCCTCACAATGAGGTGCCTTCTATAAGGAAACACAGGTTGGTGGAACCAACTGCAAGTCTCGAGGAGAGCATCTGTCCTGTGCATCAAGAAGTGATGAAGATGTTCTGCCAGACCGATCAGCGGTGCATCTGTTATCTCTGCTCCAAGGACGGCCACAAAGGCCACAACAAAGTCTCCTTGTCTGCTGAAAGGACGGAGAGGCAGAAGGAGCTTCAAGTGGTTCGGCAAAAGATACAGCTGAGGATcgtggagaagaagaaagatgtGAAGACTAttcagcaggaggaagatgcaGTAAGTCACGCTGCTGATAGTGCACTGAGTACTACTGAGATGGTTTTTACAGAACTCATTAAGACAATAGAGGAAAAACTCTCTTTTCTGAAGGAAAAGATGAATTCTCAACAGAACATTGATTTGGGTCGCTTCAGAAAAGTTCGGAATAAAGTGGAGGAGGAGATTATGGAGTTGTACAGGAAAGATATTGAACTTGACAAACTGTCCCGCACAGCAGACCATGCTCATTTTTCGCTGAAGTATCCGTCATTGTCTCGTCTGAATGTCCCTAGAGAACATCCAAGCATCAGGATCCGCCGCCAGCGTAACTTTGATCGAGTTCCTGCCACTGTTTCAGAGGCCAAAACGAGACTGCACAAGGTTCTCGATGAAGAATGTGAAAAGATTATGCTTGCAGTTAATGTGGTCATGGCTTTGCCTAATATGCCTCAGCCAGAGCCTGATGTTGGCATCATGGAGCCCAGACCTGATGTCTTACAGACCgaaccagatccagaaccagaattaGAACCattaccagaaccagaaccagaacctagCTTTTGTCTTCCTGTGACACGCAGAGAAGAGGTTTTAAAAACTAGAGAGAACTTCCTAGAATATGCCTGCCAGGTCAAACTGAATCCAGACACTGCATTCCAAAAACTGTTGCTAACTAAGGAGAACAGAAAAGTAACATTTGTAAGTGAAGAACAGGATTACCCCAACCACCCAGACAGGTTTGTTTACACCTGGCAGGTCCTGAGTCAACAGAGCCTTACTGGCCGCTGCTACCTGGAAGTGGAGAGGACTGGGAAAGGAGTCATGGTGGCGTTGGCTTACAAAGGCATCAGCAGAGCCGGGACCTTCAGTGACTGCATGTTTGGACAAAACAGCACCTCTTGGGGTCTTGATTGTTTTAAGAACAGTTGCGAATTCAGacacaacaagaacaaaacttCCATCCCGGGCACGTGGTCCTCCAGAGTCGGAGTGTACCTGGATCACAGAGCTGGTATTCTGGCTTTCTACAGTGTCTCTGAAACTATGACGCTCCTCCACAGAGTCGAGACCAGATTCACCGAGCCGCTCTACGTTGGACTCTGGCTCTCAGTTGGCGCAACTGCGGATATCTGCCAACTATTGTAG